A genome region from Sphingobium sp. CR2-8 includes the following:
- a CDS encoding VOC family protein: protein MFSHVMVGVNDMDASKAFYNALLGALGAKPGFYDDMGRAIYMHDGSLFLVTKPIDGNPACHANGGTIGFSMASPEQADAWHAAGVAAGGSHCEDPPGIREGGFGKLYLAYLRDPAGNKLCGLHRIA from the coding sequence ATGTTCAGTCACGTCATGGTCGGCGTGAACGATATGGACGCGTCCAAAGCCTTTTACAACGCGCTGTTAGGCGCGCTTGGTGCGAAGCCCGGCTTCTACGATGACATGGGCCGCGCCATCTATATGCATGACGGATCACTATTCCTGGTGACCAAGCCGATCGATGGCAATCCGGCCTGTCATGCTAACGGCGGGACGATCGGTTTTTCCATGGCGTCTCCCGAACAGGCGGACGCCTGGCATGCAGCTGGTGTGGCGGCAGGTGGCAGCCATTGCGAAGACCCGCCCGGCATAAGGGAAGGGGGCTTCGGCAAGCTTTATCTCGCCTATCTTCGCGATCCGGCCGGTAACAAATTATGCGGTCTGCATCGCATCGCCTGA
- a CDS encoding DUF2093 domain-containing protein: MADIQGLAVLHYDTPHFDVMQPGQFVLCAVSGTRIDLEDLKYWSAEFQEAYRGPQEATHAFLRHRGEIVE; the protein is encoded by the coding sequence GTGGCGGATATCCAGGGGCTGGCGGTGCTGCATTATGACACGCCGCATTTCGACGTCATGCAACCAGGCCAGTTCGTGCTGTGCGCCGTGTCAGGCACGCGAATCGATCTGGAAGACCTCAAATATTGGAGCGCGGAGTTTCAGGAGGCCTATCGCGGGCCGCAGGAGGCCACGCACGCCTTCCTCCGCCACCGCGGAGAAATTGTCGAATAA
- a CDS encoding protein adenylyltransferase SelO family protein — MNHKPQPAKYRPATEIDALMPDIADPVAAADFPQAILRYRNDRAAASVGLDDLSDDAWIAHFGRFAPLEGSLPRPLALRYHGHQFRHYNPDIGDGRGFLFAQLRDDRDRLLDLGTKGSGQTPYSRFGDGRLTLKGGVREILATEMLEALGVNTSKTFSIIETGEALERNDEPSPTRGAAMVRLSHSHIRIGSFQRAAFHDDKVLLEKLTDYALTRLYGETPGDNPPAQLLGRVVERTADLAASYMVAGFVHGVLNSDNINVTGESFDYGPWRFTPLWDANFTAAYFDHYGLYAFGRQAEAIHWDVAQLAVSLRLLTEAPPLIAQLERFPALYGEAMQRRFCWRLGVEPGADPGPMVEAAVRGMVTSGTPIDRFFHDWRGGTTRDGAPYDDAAWAPFREAIARFTAKPGAKDHDYWADDAPCSMLIEEVEAIWSAIDKDDDWKPLHAKVAAIRRMGEAHGSGPAAVATG, encoded by the coding sequence ATGAACCACAAGCCGCAACCCGCCAAATATCGTCCCGCCACTGAAATCGACGCGCTGATGCCGGACATCGCTGATCCGGTCGCAGCGGCCGACTTTCCCCAGGCGATCCTGCGCTATCGCAATGACCGGGCGGCCGCATCGGTCGGATTGGATGACTTGAGCGATGATGCATGGATCGCGCATTTTGGGCGCTTTGCGCCATTGGAAGGCAGCCTGCCCCGGCCGCTGGCGCTACGTTACCATGGCCATCAGTTCCGCCACTATAATCCCGACATTGGCGACGGGCGCGGCTTTCTCTTCGCGCAATTGCGCGACGATAGAGACCGCCTGCTGGATCTGGGCACCAAAGGATCTGGTCAGACGCCCTATAGCCGCTTCGGCGACGGACGCCTGACGTTGAAGGGCGGCGTGCGTGAGATATTGGCGACCGAGATGCTGGAGGCGCTAGGCGTCAACACCTCCAAGACCTTCTCCATCATCGAGACGGGCGAGGCATTGGAACGCAACGACGAACCATCCCCTACACGCGGCGCGGCGATGGTGCGCCTGAGCCACTCGCATATCCGCATCGGATCGTTCCAGCGCGCGGCCTTTCATGACGACAAGGTGTTGCTGGAAAAGCTGACTGATTACGCGTTGACGCGGCTGTATGGCGAAACCCCTGGCGACAACCCGCCTGCCCAATTGCTGGGCCGGGTGGTGGAGCGCACGGCGGACCTCGCCGCCAGCTATATGGTCGCGGGCTTCGTCCATGGCGTGCTGAACAGCGACAATATCAATGTGACCGGCGAAAGCTTCGACTATGGGCCATGGCGCTTCACGCCTTTGTGGGACGCAAATTTTACGGCTGCCTATTTCGATCATTACGGTCTCTATGCCTTCGGACGTCAAGCCGAGGCGATTCACTGGGACGTGGCGCAATTGGCGGTGTCACTGCGCCTGCTGACGGAAGCGCCGCCGCTGATCGCACAACTGGAGCGGTTCCCGGCGCTCTATGGGGAAGCGATGCAGCGGCGCTTCTGCTGGCGGCTGGGCGTAGAGCCGGGCGCTGACCCCGGACCGATGGTCGAAGCGGCTGTGCGCGGCATGGTGACGAGCGGTACGCCGATCGATCGCTTCTTCCATGACTGGCGCGGTGGCACGACGCGCGACGGCGCGCCTTATGACGACGCTGCCTGGGCGCCCTTTCGCGAGGCGATCGCGCGCTTTACGGCAAAGCCGGGCGCAAAGGATCATGATTATTGGGCGGATGATGCCCCCTGCTCCATGCTTATTGAGGAGGTCGAGGCAATCTGGAGCGCGATCGACAAGGATGACGACTGGAAACCGCTCCATGCCAAAGTCGCCGCGATCCGGCGGATGGGTGAAGCGCATGGTTCCGGTCCGGCTGCTGTTGCGACGGGTTGA
- the astD gene encoding succinylglutamate-semialdehyde dehydrogenase: protein MLQSFDPASRELVWEGPVADADDCHRAIATARAALPGWRALPVDDRIAVARRYAQVLGDRRGALAQLISRETGKLLWESDAEVGSMIAKVDVSIKAHADRTGERAADMPFGRAVLRHRGHGVMAVLGPYNFPGHLPNGHIVPALIAGNAVLFKPSEITPATGAAMADAWAAAGLPDGLLTVVQGGRATGEALVAGDIDGLLFTGSAGAGAALRRALVDRPHVVMALELGGNNPLIAWDSPEQAASIIVNSAFITTGQRCSCARRLIVPEGATGNAIVEATAAIAAQLPIAAWNEPGDAFMGPLVSDQAAAAAHRAVSDLIARGAKVIRPFDGLPDRSAAFVTPALLDLTGVDAPDAEIFAPVLTIVRVPDFDAAIATANATSFGLSAGLIARDEALWQRMVEESRAGVVNRNRPTTGAAGNMPFGGLGASGNHRPSAYYAADYCAYPIASFEANEVATVPINGLSR, encoded by the coding sequence ATGTTGCAGTCCTTCGATCCGGCGTCGCGCGAACTGGTCTGGGAAGGGCCGGTTGCAGATGCAGACGATTGCCATCGGGCTATCGCCACCGCTCGCGCTGCCCTGCCCGGCTGGCGCGCCCTGCCTGTGGACGACAGGATCGCGGTCGCTCGACGCTACGCGCAAGTGCTGGGCGACCGGCGCGGGGCGCTGGCGCAGCTCATATCGCGCGAAACGGGCAAGCTGCTGTGGGAAAGCGACGCCGAAGTCGGATCGATGATCGCCAAGGTCGACGTGTCGATCAAGGCCCATGCCGACCGCACCGGCGAACGCGCCGCCGACATGCCCTTCGGCCGCGCCGTGCTGCGCCATCGCGGCCATGGCGTGATGGCGGTGCTTGGTCCCTATAATTTTCCCGGGCACCTGCCCAACGGCCATATCGTCCCTGCGCTGATCGCGGGCAACGCCGTCCTGTTCAAGCCGTCGGAGATCACGCCTGCCACCGGCGCGGCGATGGCGGACGCCTGGGCGGCGGCTGGCCTGCCCGATGGCCTTCTGACCGTCGTGCAGGGCGGGCGGGCGACCGGAGAGGCACTGGTGGCGGGCGATATAGACGGGTTGCTCTTCACCGGATCGGCGGGCGCAGGCGCAGCGCTGCGTCGCGCTTTAGTCGATCGGCCGCATGTCGTCATGGCGCTGGAGCTGGGCGGCAACAATCCGCTCATCGCCTGGGATTCGCCCGAACAAGCGGCGTCGATCATCGTCAACTCCGCCTTCATCACCACGGGCCAGCGCTGTTCCTGCGCCCGCCGCCTGATCGTGCCGGAAGGCGCGACCGGCAACGCCATCGTGGAGGCGACCGCTGCGATCGCCGCGCAATTGCCGATCGCTGCCTGGAACGAACCGGGCGACGCCTTCATGGGACCGCTGGTGTCGGATCAGGCCGCCGCCGCCGCCCACCGCGCCGTCAGCGACCTGATCGCGCGCGGCGCAAAGGTGATCCGCCCGTTCGATGGTTTGCCGGACCGCAGCGCCGCCTTCGTCACGCCCGCCCTGCTAGACCTGACCGGTGTCGATGCGCCCGACGCGGAAATTTTCGCGCCGGTGCTGACGATCGTCCGGGTGCCGGATTTCGACGCCGCGATCGCGACCGCCAACGCCACCAGCTTCGGCCTGTCCGCTGGGCTGATCGCACGGGACGAAGCGCTCTGGCAGCGTATGGTGGAGGAAAGCCGTGCAGGCGTGGTCAACCGCAACCGCCCGACCACCGGCGCGGCGGGCAACATGCCCTTCGGCGGGCTTGGCGCATCGGGCAACCACCGCCCCAGCGCCTATTATGCCGCCGACTATTGCGCCTACCCCATCGCCAGTTTCGAGGCGAACGAGGTCGCGACGGTGCCAATTAACGGTTTAAGCCGTTAG
- the astD gene encoding succinylglutamate-semialdehyde dehydrogenase codes for MVASLTSYEPATGVLLWQGETGDVEAEVARARAAWPRWAAQPIAYRIETLRRFVNVVRRQEDALADLIARETGKPLWDARAEVAAVIGKIDVSVAAYSERTGQRRLEAAMGARQSVRHKPHGVMAVLGPYNFPAHLPNGHIIPALLAGNAVIFKPSEKTPAVGEMLVSLYHEAGVPVDAVRLLIGGPDAGRALAAHPDVGGILFTGSAQTGIAINRQYAAQPSKILALEMGGNNPIIVWDTPEINAAATLVVQSAFMSSGQRCTAASRLIVRDGIADRLIAEVKKLADRLIVDHPHADPTPYMGPVIDNPTADGLTESFLYLMSNGGKPIKHMVRPKKGLPFLTPAIIDVTGMKERPDVELFGPLLQVIRVADFSDAIAEANNTRYGLSASLIGGSPEQYNQFWANVRAGVVNWNRPTNGASSSAPFGGAGISGNHRPSAYYAADYCAYPVVSAEIETPRASIGVGLKDIDVSAMGD; via the coding sequence ATGGTCGCGTCGCTTACATCCTACGAACCTGCCACCGGCGTCCTGCTCTGGCAGGGTGAAACTGGAGATGTCGAGGCCGAGGTAGCGCGCGCCCGCGCCGCCTGGCCGCGCTGGGCGGCGCAACCCATAGCGTATCGCATCGAAACGCTGCGCCGCTTCGTCAATGTCGTGCGGCGGCAGGAAGATGCGCTGGCGGACCTGATCGCACGGGAAACGGGGAAGCCCTTATGGGATGCGCGCGCCGAAGTCGCCGCAGTCATCGGCAAGATCGACGTCAGCGTCGCCGCCTATTCCGAACGGACGGGACAGCGCCGGTTGGAGGCCGCCATGGGCGCGCGCCAGTCGGTGCGGCACAAGCCCCATGGCGTTATGGCGGTGCTGGGCCCCTATAATTTCCCTGCGCACCTGCCCAACGGCCATATCATTCCTGCGCTGCTGGCCGGGAACGCGGTCATATTCAAACCGTCGGAAAAGACGCCTGCGGTGGGCGAGATGCTGGTCAGTCTCTATCATGAGGCGGGCGTGCCGGTGGACGCGGTCCGCCTGTTGATCGGCGGGCCGGACGCAGGCAGGGCACTGGCCGCCCATCCCGATGTCGGCGGCATCCTGTTCACCGGGTCCGCCCAGACGGGCATCGCGATCAACCGGCAATATGCCGCCCAGCCATCCAAGATCCTGGCGCTGGAAATGGGCGGCAACAACCCGATCATCGTGTGGGACACGCCCGAAATCAACGCGGCAGCGACGCTCGTCGTCCAGTCCGCCTTCATGAGCAGCGGCCAACGCTGCACCGCCGCCAGCCGCCTGATCGTACGCGACGGCATCGCCGACCGCCTGATCGCGGAGGTCAAGAAACTGGCCGACCGGCTGATCGTCGATCATCCCCATGCCGATCCCACACCCTATATGGGACCGGTGATCGACAATCCGACCGCCGACGGTCTGACCGAAAGCTTCCTCTATCTGATGAGCAATGGCGGCAAGCCGATCAAGCATATGGTGCGGCCGAAAAAGGGCCTGCCCTTTCTGACCCCCGCCATCATCGACGTGACGGGCATGAAGGAGCGGCCCGATGTGGAATTGTTCGGACCACTGCTACAGGTGATCCGCGTGGCCGATTTCAGCGACGCCATCGCGGAGGCGAACAACACACGCTATGGCCTGTCTGCCTCGCTGATCGGCGGGTCGCCCGAACAATATAACCAGTTCTGGGCCAATGTCCGTGCCGGCGTCGTCAATTGGAACCGGCCCACCAACGGCGCGTCGTCATCCGCGCCCTTTGGCGGGGCCGGCATATCCGGCAACCATCGCCCCAGCGCTTATTATGCCGCAGACTATTGCGCCTATCCGGTGGTATCGGCGGAGATCGAAACGCCGCGCGCCTCGATCGGCGTGGGGCTGAAGGACATCGACGTCAGCGCGATGGGCGATTGA
- a CDS encoding DUF1338 domain-containing protein, which translates to MSNENMGSIETLVGAALGEQAARQTLDMLEIDPILLAQHGDTVSRAAFAMAMNVALFHDLLHRVPSGAAYVADTLSRGGKVVFDHGALRSIRFPDGPTGALPGGEDAFTRIFLPLGYEMAAIYPLDRLRMTGRAYRHRDFPEAIPQFFLSELHVDRFDAAFGEAAARVFGTSRDPLDDRARAVLADFNTADTVQLVDAIAVLPVILSAFDRQHEPPSFADYQLLLSRSNEAAWIATEGNGFNHATDRVADVAALADRLKAEDHPMKEKLEISRTGRVRQTAFRADSVERPFADGEWRRVPGSFYEFISRDIDPETGKLDLAFDTGNATGIFAMTSAQESAGR; encoded by the coding sequence ATGTCGAATGAGAATATGGGTAGCATAGAGACACTGGTCGGCGCGGCGCTGGGCGAACAAGCCGCGCGCCAGACGCTGGACATGCTGGAGATCGATCCCATCCTGCTGGCCCAGCATGGCGACACCGTGTCCCGCGCCGCCTTCGCCATGGCCATGAACGTGGCGCTGTTCCACGACCTGTTGCATCGCGTGCCGAGCGGCGCGGCCTATGTCGCCGACACGCTGTCACGCGGCGGAAAGGTCGTCTTCGACCATGGCGCGCTGCGCTCCATCCGCTTTCCTGACGGCCCGACCGGCGCCCTGCCCGGCGGCGAAGACGCCTTCACGCGCATCTTCCTGCCCCTGGGCTACGAAATGGCGGCGATCTACCCGCTCGACCGGCTGCGCATGACCGGGCGCGCCTATCGCCACCGCGACTTCCCCGAAGCGATCCCGCAATTCTTCCTGTCCGAACTGCATGTCGACCGGTTCGACGCCGCATTCGGCGAAGCCGCCGCGCGTGTCTTCGGCACGTCGCGCGACCCGCTCGACGACCGGGCCAGGGCCGTATTGGCCGATTTTAACACCGCTGATACTGTCCAACTCGTTGACGCAATCGCTGTTTTGCCGGTGATCCTGTCCGCCTTCGACCGGCAGCATGAGCCACCAAGTTTCGCCGATTATCAATTACTTCTGTCCCGGTCCAACGAAGCCGCCTGGATCGCGACCGAAGGCAATGGCTTCAACCACGCGACCGACCGGGTGGCCGATGTCGCCGCCCTTGCCGATCGCCTGAAGGCCGAGGACCACCCGATGAAGGAGAAGCTGGAAATTTCCCGCACCGGTCGGGTACGCCAGACCGCCTTCCGCGCCGACAGCGTGGAGCGCCCCTTCGCCGATGGGGAATGGCGGCGGGTGCCCGGTTCCTTCTACGAATTCATCAGCCGCGATATCGACCCGGAGACGGGCAAGCTCGACCTCGCCTTCGACACCGGCAACGCCACGGGCATCTTCGCCATGACGAGCGCGCAAGAAAGCGCGGGCCGGTGA
- a CDS encoding NAD(P)H-dependent flavin oxidoreductase: MFKGLKPIVYGGREVWPIVEGGKGVAVSNHSSSGAWAAAGGIGTVSAVNADSYDSFGNVIPQIYHGRTRRDRHEELIAYAIDGAVEQVKRAFEIAGGKGAININVLWEMGGAQRVLHGVLEKTRGMVAGVTCGAGMPYKLSEIAASYNVSYLPIVSSGRAFRALWKRAYSKASEWLAAVVYEDPWLAGGHNGLSNAEDPRAPQDPYPRVRDLRATMREGGISDDVPIVMAGGVWALKDWNDWIDNPELGAIMFQFGTRPLLTQESPIPQAWKDRLMQLEPGDVLLHKFSPTGFYSSAIRNPFLRSLEARSERQIPFSTEQAGDHTHQLDVGVKGKNFWVTLGDLTRAREWFGAGFTSALKTPDNTLVFVAEDEKAEIRKDQTDCMGCLSQCSFSSWMDSETNSTGRLADPRSFCIQKSLQELVHGGDLDKNLLFAGHAAYRFKQDPFYSNGFVPTVKQLVDRILTGD; this comes from the coding sequence TTGTTCAAGGGGTTGAAGCCTATCGTCTATGGCGGCCGTGAAGTCTGGCCGATAGTCGAGGGTGGCAAGGGTGTTGCCGTATCCAACCATAGCAGCTCCGGCGCCTGGGCGGCGGCCGGCGGCATCGGGACAGTGTCGGCGGTCAATGCCGACAGTTATGACAGCTTCGGCAATGTCATACCGCAAATCTATCATGGCCGCACCCGTCGCGACCGGCACGAAGAACTGATCGCCTATGCCATCGATGGCGCGGTCGAACAGGTAAAGCGCGCGTTCGAGATCGCCGGCGGCAAGGGCGCGATCAACATCAACGTGTTGTGGGAGATGGGCGGCGCGCAGCGCGTCCTGCATGGCGTGCTGGAAAAGACGCGCGGCATGGTGGCAGGGGTCACTTGCGGCGCGGGCATGCCTTATAAGCTGTCCGAAATCGCGGCCTCCTACAATGTCAGCTATCTCCCCATCGTCTCATCCGGCCGCGCCTTCCGCGCCCTGTGGAAGCGCGCCTATTCCAAGGCGTCGGAATGGCTGGCAGCGGTGGTCTATGAAGATCCCTGGCTGGCGGGCGGCCATAACGGCCTGTCCAACGCCGAAGATCCCCGCGCCCCGCAAGACCCCTATCCCCGCGTGCGCGACCTGCGCGCGACCATGCGCGAAGGCGGCATTTCGGACGACGTGCCGATCGTGATGGCGGGCGGCGTCTGGGCGCTCAAGGACTGGAACGACTGGATCGACAATCCCGAACTGGGCGCGATCATGTTCCAGTTCGGCACCCGCCCGCTGCTGACGCAGGAAAGCCCAATTCCGCAGGCGTGGAAGGACCGGTTGATGCAGCTGGAGCCGGGCGACGTGCTGCTGCACAAATTCTCGCCCACCGGCTTCTACAGTTCGGCGATCCGCAATCCTTTCCTGCGCTCGCTCGAAGCCCGATCGGAACGCCAGATACCGTTCAGCACCGAACAGGCGGGCGACCATACCCACCAGCTGGACGTGGGCGTGAAGGGCAAGAATTTCTGGGTGACGCTGGGCGACCTGACCCGCGCGCGCGAATGGTTCGGCGCGGGGTTCACCTCGGCGCTCAAGACGCCCGACAACACGCTGGTGTTCGTCGCGGAAGACGAGAAGGCGGAAATCCGCAAGGACCAGACCGACTGCATGGGCTGCCTGTCGCAATGTTCCTTCTCCAGCTGGATGGATAGCGAAACCAATTCGACCGGCCGTCTGGCGGACCCGCGCAGCTTCTGTATCCAGAAGTCGCTCCAGGAATTGGTCCATGGCGGCGACCTTGACAAGAATTTGCTGTTCGCTGGCCATGCCGCCTATCGGTTTAAGCAGGATCCCTTCTATTCGAACGGGTTCGTGCCGACCGTAAAGCAGCTGGTCGACCGCATCCTGACCGGCGATTGA
- a CDS encoding glycosyltransferase encodes MADASRNFRIGGARPHILHVHGSFSLGGKEARTVRLMNLWGDKARHSIVSADPQAMNARDAIDPGIMVDFPDGPSFAGKPGPARYRVITAFLKRFDLVLTYNWGSMDAVMAHRLATMMPGASAGLPALIHHEDGFNADETDGLKVKRNLFRRLGLQSAYGLVVPSVRLEGIARIVWKQPADRLHLIRNGIDIARYATPPAPDAIAGLVRTPGKLLVGTLAGLRGVKNIPRLVRAVAAHKDRLQLVVVGEGPERDAILAEAAAHGLDDMHMAGFMDRPWRFVGLFDIFALSSDSEQFPISLVEAMASGLPAASMDVGDVAHMVAPENRPFVVGREAGLADALGALASGADLRARLGDANRQRAARDYAEDAMVNAYAQLYGDALASPMILR; translated from the coding sequence ATGGCTGACGCTTCCCGCAATTTCAGGATCGGCGGGGCGCGGCCCCATATTCTCCATGTCCATGGCAGCTTCTCTTTGGGCGGGAAGGAGGCGCGCACCGTGCGCCTGATGAACCTGTGGGGCGACAAAGCGCGGCACAGCATCGTCAGCGCCGATCCCCAGGCGATGAATGCGCGCGACGCGATTGATCCGGGCATCATGGTCGATTTCCCCGATGGCCCGTCCTTCGCGGGGAAGCCCGGCCCGGCACGCTACCGGGTGATTACGGCTTTCCTCAAGCGGTTCGACCTTGTTCTGACCTATAATTGGGGATCAATGGACGCCGTCATGGCACATCGTCTGGCGACGATGATGCCGGGCGCGTCTGCGGGACTGCCCGCATTGATCCATCATGAGGATGGCTTTAACGCCGACGAGACCGATGGGTTGAAGGTCAAACGCAACCTGTTCCGCCGCCTTGGTCTGCAAAGCGCGTATGGGCTGGTCGTGCCCTCGGTGCGGTTGGAGGGCATCGCCCGCATCGTCTGGAAGCAACCGGCCGACAGGCTCCACCTGATCCGCAACGGCATCGATATCGCCCGCTACGCCACGCCGCCTGCGCCGGATGCCATTGCAGGGCTTGTCCGCACGCCCGGCAAGCTGTTGGTCGGTACGCTCGCGGGATTGCGCGGGGTCAAGAATATTCCCCGCCTCGTCCGCGCCGTCGCCGCGCACAAGGACAGGTTGCAACTGGTGGTGGTGGGTGAGGGGCCGGAGCGCGACGCCATCCTGGCCGAAGCCGCTGCCCATGGATTGGACGACATGCACATGGCCGGTTTCATGGACCGGCCCTGGCGCTTCGTCGGCCTGTTCGACATCTTCGCTTTGTCATCCGACAGCGAACAATTCCCGATCTCCCTGGTGGAGGCGATGGCGTCCGGATTGCCTGCTGCATCGATGGACGTGGGTGATGTCGCCCATATGGTCGCGCCGGAAAATCGCCCGTTCGTCGTGGGGCGTGAGGCGGGGCTTGCCGATGCGCTGGGGGCTCTGGCGTCGGGCGCCGATCTGCGCGCGCGCCTGGGCGATGCCAACCGCCAGCGCGCGGCGCGCGACTATGCCGAAGACGCTATGGTAAACGCTTATGCACAGCTATATGGCGACGCTCTGGCCAGCCCCATGATTTTGCGCTAG